The proteins below are encoded in one region of Paenarthrobacter ilicis:
- a CDS encoding TetR/AcrR family transcriptional regulator, whose translation MPRITAPTNAAQRAETQRRILTAFGELLFTHGLPGLTMTDVARHAGVGRTAVYNYYADMEQLLIAYALDETERFIVDLRDSLAVLANPVDRLALYVRAQVEDLSRRHLPPGPAMAAVLSPGSFAKLADHVGDLNVLLQDILQDGVRQGYLPDLDVAQLARLIHGTLSASAARRNRTPDGGGSTPSPASDVGLPDAQEAHTAQTVRFIQLGAGARLDDAGRPLRLDAPAHEALAG comes from the coding sequence ATGCCCAGGATCACGGCCCCCACCAACGCTGCCCAACGCGCCGAGACCCAACGCCGGATTCTCACCGCCTTTGGGGAGCTCCTCTTTACCCACGGCCTTCCCGGGCTCACCATGACGGACGTGGCCCGGCACGCCGGCGTGGGCCGGACCGCCGTCTACAACTACTACGCGGACATGGAGCAGCTCCTGATTGCGTATGCCTTGGATGAGACCGAGCGCTTCATCGTCGACCTCCGGGATTCGCTGGCCGTCCTGGCGAACCCCGTGGACCGGCTGGCCCTTTACGTCCGCGCCCAAGTGGAGGACCTCAGCCGCCGCCACCTGCCTCCGGGACCCGCCATGGCAGCCGTCCTCTCCCCCGGCTCGTTCGCCAAGCTCGCAGACCATGTGGGGGACCTGAATGTCCTCCTCCAGGACATCCTCCAGGACGGCGTGCGGCAGGGCTATCTCCCGGACCTGGACGTTGCCCAGCTGGCGCGGCTTATCCACGGAACGCTCTCGGCCAGCGCCGCACGGCGCAACCGCACGCCCGACGGCGGTGGTTCCACGCCGTCGCCAGCCTCCGACGTCGGGCTTCCGGACGCGCAAGAGGCCCACACAGCCCAGACGGTCAGGTTTATCCAGCTCGGTGCCGGTGCGCGCCTGGACGACGCCGGGAGGCCGCTCCGGCTGGACGCGCCGGCCCACGAAGCCCTTGCCGGCTAA